Proteins encoded by one window of Kribbella flavida DSM 17836:
- a CDS encoding branched-chain amino acid ABC transporter permease → MSVAQTTPPATKPPAWPLGLAGVALVIVGSFLSWSYDSSILGDLSINFYPGSLQILAIILAVLALVLLLTEKGPLAGRLGKWLDATLGLRALGIMLTVYMVLVLVAITLESDGLINVNPGGYVSLVGAVLVLVSSRLLPLRQLHDLSRAKLPSWFEILSIALLMAAVLFGAAFALGLTDAWSFVLCLTFIAGVIAVMFRTGAMSWFGHVGQRHKKVLTLAAFAVAFFFPFTQNGSDANMSIATQVLIFAATAMGLNIVVGLAGLLDLGYIAFLGSGAYVAAMLSESAFATIDWHPPFLAVVLIGACVAATLGLIIGSPTLRVSGDYLAIVTLGFGEIFRLAMLNLDGINGPLLTNGPNGIPGIPELQVGGFNFGDEHTVLGLELGRFANYYFLLLILIAFVILVFARLNDSRIGRGWIAIREDEKAAEAMGVNVFGLKLLAFAIGAFLAGLAGTIKAHQDVAVSPDQYIFLESAFLLAAIVLGGMGTIAGVLLGATILKLLPEKLRFFSEYRLLLFGLLLVLMMRFRPEGLVASRRRQLEFHEEDEELAVAIESELVEEAK, encoded by the coding sequence CCAAGCCGCCCGCCTGGCCGCTCGGCCTGGCCGGTGTCGCGCTGGTGATCGTCGGATCGTTCCTGTCCTGGAGCTACGACAGCTCGATCCTCGGCGACCTGTCGATCAACTTCTACCCGGGTTCGCTGCAGATCCTCGCGATCATCCTCGCGGTGCTCGCGCTGGTCCTGCTGCTGACCGAGAAGGGCCCGTTGGCCGGCCGGCTCGGCAAGTGGCTGGACGCCACCCTCGGTCTGCGGGCACTCGGCATCATGCTCACCGTCTACATGGTGCTGGTGCTGGTCGCGATCACGCTCGAGTCCGACGGCCTGATCAATGTCAACCCCGGCGGCTACGTCAGCCTGGTCGGCGCCGTGCTGGTGCTGGTCAGCTCGCGGCTGCTGCCGTTGCGGCAGCTGCACGACCTCAGCCGGGCCAAGCTGCCCAGCTGGTTCGAGATCCTCTCGATCGCGCTGCTGATGGCGGCGGTTCTCTTCGGTGCGGCGTTCGCGCTCGGTCTGACCGACGCGTGGTCGTTCGTGCTCTGCCTGACCTTCATCGCCGGCGTGATCGCGGTGATGTTCCGGACCGGCGCGATGAGCTGGTTCGGCCACGTCGGGCAGCGGCACAAGAAGGTACTGACGCTGGCCGCGTTCGCGGTGGCGTTCTTCTTCCCGTTCACCCAGAACGGGTCGGACGCGAACATGTCGATCGCGACCCAGGTGCTGATCTTCGCGGCCACCGCGATGGGCCTGAACATCGTGGTCGGCCTGGCCGGCCTGCTGGACCTCGGTTACATCGCCTTCCTCGGCTCCGGCGCGTACGTCGCCGCGATGCTGTCGGAGTCGGCGTTCGCGACGATCGACTGGCACCCGCCGTTCCTGGCCGTGGTGCTGATCGGTGCCTGCGTGGCCGCCACGCTGGGCCTCATCATCGGCTCGCCGACGCTGCGGGTCTCCGGTGACTACCTGGCCATCGTGACGCTGGGCTTCGGTGAGATCTTCCGGCTGGCGATGCTGAACCTCGACGGCATCAACGGTCCGCTGCTGACCAACGGCCCGAACGGCATCCCCGGCATCCCGGAGCTGCAGGTCGGCGGCTTCAACTTCGGCGACGAGCACACGGTGCTCGGGCTGGAGCTGGGCCGGTTCGCGAACTACTACTTCCTGCTGCTGATCCTGATCGCCTTCGTCATCCTGGTCTTCGCCCGGCTGAACGACAGCCGGATCGGGCGGGGCTGGATCGCGATCCGGGAGGACGAGAAGGCCGCCGAGGCGATGGGCGTGAACGTCTTCGGCCTCAAGCTGCTGGCCTTCGCGATCGGCGCGTTCCTGGCCGGTCTGGCCGGCACGATCAAGGCCCACCAGGACGTTGCCGTCAGTCCCGACCAGTACATCTTCCTCGAGTCGGCGTTCCTGCTCGCGGCGATCGTGCTGGGCGGCATGGGTACCATCGCCGGCGTCCTGCTGGGCGCGACGATCCTGAAGCTGCTGCCGGAGAAGCTGCGGTTCTTCTCGGAGTACCGGCTGCTGCTCTTCGGTCTGCTGCTGGTGCTGATGATGCGGTTCCGGCCCGAGGGCCTGGTCGCCAGCAGGCGCCGGCAGCTGGAGTTCCACGAAGAGGACGAGGAGCTCGCGGTGGCCATCGAGAGCGAACTGGTCGAGGAGGCGAAATGA
- a CDS encoding ABC transporter ATP-binding protein: MTVTDTTDRSAPAVGAPVLEATGVTMRFGGLLAVNDVNLTVREGEIVGLIGPNGAGKTTFFNCLTGLYKPTSGQVRFASAPKVTPNGSRRATKNGGPTTESGAVELKQPAGSLQPLPPKPRAVVRAGMARTFQNIRLFANMTALENVMVGRYCRTSSGALTSVLRGPKFRREEAATRARAQELLEFVGLGKSAENLARNMPYGDQRRLEIARALATDPKLILLDEPTAGMNPQETKQASDLIFKIRDSGLSVVVIEHDMRFIFNLCDRVLCLVRGEALIEGSPGEVQSDPRVIEAYIGTGEDDDEVDPDEAHVQDTTVSEREGNA; the protein is encoded by the coding sequence ATGACCGTCACCGACACGACGGACCGGTCGGCCCCAGCCGTGGGTGCACCGGTGCTGGAGGCGACCGGCGTCACCATGCGGTTCGGTGGTCTGCTGGCCGTCAACGATGTGAACCTGACCGTTCGCGAGGGCGAGATCGTCGGTCTGATCGGCCCGAACGGCGCCGGCAAGACGACCTTCTTCAACTGCCTGACCGGGCTCTACAAGCCCACCAGTGGGCAGGTGCGCTTCGCCAGCGCTCCGAAGGTCACGCCGAACGGGTCCCGGCGCGCGACGAAGAACGGCGGGCCGACGACCGAGTCCGGCGCGGTGGAGCTCAAGCAGCCCGCCGGTTCACTGCAGCCGTTGCCGCCCAAGCCGCGGGCCGTGGTCCGGGCCGGGATGGCCCGGACGTTCCAGAACATCCGGCTGTTCGCCAACATGACGGCGCTGGAGAACGTGATGGTGGGCCGGTACTGCCGGACCTCGTCCGGCGCCCTCACCTCGGTGCTGCGCGGCCCCAAGTTCCGTCGCGAGGAAGCTGCGACGCGGGCCCGGGCGCAGGAACTCCTGGAGTTCGTCGGTCTGGGCAAGTCGGCGGAGAACCTGGCCCGGAACATGCCGTACGGCGACCAGCGGCGGCTGGAGATCGCCCGCGCGCTGGCCACCGACCCGAAGCTCATCCTGCTGGACGAGCCGACGGCCGGCATGAACCCGCAGGAGACCAAGCAGGCCAGCGACCTGATCTTCAAGATCCGGGACTCGGGCCTGTCGGTCGTCGTGATCGAGCACGACATGCGCTTCATCTTCAACCTGTGCGACCGGGTGCTCTGCCTGGTCCGCGGCGAGGCGCTGATCGAGGGCAGCCCGGGTGAGGTGCAGTCGGACCCGCGGGTGATCGAGGCCTACATCGGCACCGGCGAGGACGACGACGAAGTGGACCCGGACGAGGCGCACGTCCAGGACACCACCGTCAGCGAGCGGGAGGGGAACGCATGA
- a CDS encoding ABC transporter ATP-binding protein translates to MTAMLEVKDLEVAYGKIVAVKRISFSVEQGQVVTLIGTNGAGKTTTLRTISGLLRPTHGEILFQGQRIDQMPAHDIVTIGLAHSPEGRRIFPRLSVEENLLLGAFTRNDHGGIRKDLDAAYALFPILGERRKQPAGTFSGGEQQMLAMGRAMMSRPKLLMLDEPSMGLSPIMMKRIMTTVTELQRQGTTILLVEQNAQAALKRADFGYVLEVGKIVVQGTGRELLVNDDVRKAYLGED, encoded by the coding sequence ATGACCGCCATGCTCGAGGTCAAGGACCTGGAGGTCGCCTACGGCAAGATCGTGGCGGTCAAGCGGATCAGCTTCTCGGTCGAGCAGGGCCAGGTCGTCACGCTGATCGGTACGAACGGCGCCGGCAAGACGACGACGCTGCGCACGATCTCGGGCCTGCTCCGGCCGACCCACGGCGAGATCCTGTTCCAGGGCCAGCGGATCGACCAGATGCCGGCCCACGACATCGTCACGATCGGGCTGGCGCACTCGCCGGAGGGCCGGCGGATCTTCCCCCGGCTGTCGGTGGAGGAGAACCTGCTGCTGGGTGCGTTCACCCGCAACGACCACGGCGGGATCCGCAAGGACCTCGACGCGGCGTACGCGCTGTTCCCGATCCTGGGGGAGCGGCGCAAGCAGCCGGCCGGCACGTTCTCCGGCGGTGAGCAGCAGATGCTGGCGATGGGGCGGGCGATGATGAGCCGGCCCAAGCTACTGATGCTGGACGAGCCGTCGATGGGGCTGTCGCCGATCATGATGAAGCGCATCATGACGACCGTCACCGAGCTCCAGCGGCAGGGCACGACGATCCTGCTGGTCGAGCAGAACGCCCAGGCGGCGCTGAAGCGGGCCGACTTCGGGTACGTGCTCGAGGTCGGCAAGATCGTGGTCCAGGGCACTGGGCGCGAACTGCTGGTCAACGACGACGTACGCAAGGCGTACCTCGGCGAGGACTGA
- a CDS encoding DUF554 domain-containing protein — protein MFIGIGTVVNVATVLLGSVLGVLIGHRLPDRTRDLVTDALGLVTLLIAISSALTVGDEALSAAVGDSAPVLIVLGAMLIGGIAGSLLRIEQRLEGFGAWLQHRFSRRDGESTFVEGFVSASMVFCVGPLTFLGALSDGLGRGADQLLLKSVLDGFASIAFAASLGWGVAASALVVLVIQGLMTATGALLGDVLPEAHVTALGATGGLLLIGVALRLLKIKQVAVADLLPALIVAPLLVQLLVVVRN, from the coding sequence TTGTTCATCGGAATCGGCACCGTCGTGAACGTCGCGACGGTGCTGCTCGGTTCGGTCCTCGGCGTCCTGATCGGCCACCGTCTGCCCGACCGGACCAGGGACCTGGTCACCGACGCCCTCGGCCTGGTGACGCTGCTGATCGCGATCAGCTCGGCACTCACCGTCGGCGACGAGGCACTCAGCGCGGCGGTCGGCGACAGCGCGCCCGTGCTGATCGTGCTCGGAGCCATGCTGATCGGCGGGATCGCCGGTTCGCTGCTGCGGATCGAGCAGCGGCTGGAGGGTTTCGGCGCCTGGCTGCAGCACCGGTTCAGCCGCCGCGACGGCGAGAGCACCTTCGTCGAGGGCTTCGTCTCGGCGTCGATGGTGTTCTGCGTCGGACCGCTCACCTTTCTCGGCGCCCTCTCGGACGGCCTCGGCCGCGGCGCCGACCAGCTCCTGCTGAAGTCGGTGCTCGACGGCTTCGCCTCGATCGCCTTCGCCGCCTCCCTGGGCTGGGGCGTCGCGGCGTCCGCGCTGGTGGTGCTGGTGATCCAGGGCCTGATGACCGCGACCGGCGCGCTGCTGGGAGATGTGTTGCCCGAGGCCCACGTCACGGCCCTCGGCGCGACCGGTGGTCTGCTGCTGATCGGCGTCGCCCTGCGGCTGCTGAAGATCAAGCAGGTCGCGGTTGCGGATCTGCTGCCGGCGTTGATCGTGGCGCCGCTGCTCGTGCAGCTGCTGGTTGTCGTACGCAACTGA
- a CDS encoding GNAT family N-acetyltransferase: protein MASAIAVRDARPEDAADLVTLWGEMALGTAHQRVLTAPTPESVLTSIERLATDPGGRLVVGELEGRLSGMAYLRRTPVSPLHAEVTMTVEYLHVADHARRHGLGKALIAEAAAWAEHENCPYLGVVAPAVAREANRFLARLGLGQAAVLRFAGTHTVRRRLAAEHAPNLLALLSSRRSVVARRAQLGRHPGEPAGLSFPAEPESAGT, encoded by the coding sequence GTGGCATCAGCCATCGCGGTGCGCGACGCCCGCCCGGAGGATGCCGCCGACCTGGTGACGTTGTGGGGCGAGATGGCGCTCGGGACCGCGCACCAGCGGGTGCTCACCGCGCCGACGCCGGAATCGGTCCTCACCTCGATCGAGCGGCTCGCGACGGATCCGGGCGGCCGGCTGGTGGTCGGCGAGCTGGAGGGCCGGCTGAGCGGCATGGCGTACCTGCGCCGGACGCCGGTCAGCCCGTTGCACGCCGAGGTCACGATGACCGTGGAGTACCTGCACGTCGCCGACCACGCGCGGCGGCACGGCCTGGGCAAGGCACTGATCGCCGAGGCGGCGGCCTGGGCCGAGCACGAGAACTGCCCGTACCTCGGTGTGGTGGCACCGGCCGTCGCCCGCGAGGCGAACCGGTTCCTGGCCCGGCTGGGACTGGGTCAGGCCGCCGTACTGCGCTTCGCCGGCACACACACGGTCCGCCGCCGGCTGGCCGCCGAGCACGCGCCCAACCTGCTCGCCCTGCTCTCCTCGCGTCGTTCGGTGGTCGCCCGCCGTGCCCAGCTCGGCCGGCACCCCGGCGAACCCGCCGGCCTCAGCTTCCCGGCGGAGCCGGAATCAGCTGGCACGTGA
- a CDS encoding hotdog fold thioesterase, translating to MSDESAAAELPPGMSTENTLLDLMGIVVTEASAERVVATMPVKGNVQPYGLLHGGASCVLAESLGSIGSALHAAAYGKVAVGVDINATHHRAVREGLVTGVATPVYLGRTTTSYEIVVTDERDKRVCTARITCQLIPAPPGS from the coding sequence GTGAGTGACGAATCAGCTGCCGCCGAGCTGCCGCCGGGCATGTCGACCGAGAACACGCTGCTCGACCTGATGGGCATCGTGGTGACCGAGGCGTCGGCGGAACGGGTGGTCGCGACGATGCCGGTGAAGGGCAACGTCCAGCCGTACGGACTGCTGCACGGCGGCGCGTCCTGCGTGCTGGCCGAGAGCCTGGGGTCGATCGGCTCCGCGCTGCACGCCGCCGCGTACGGCAAGGTCGCCGTCGGCGTGGACATCAACGCCACCCACCACCGGGCCGTCCGCGAAGGCCTCGTCACCGGCGTCGCCACCCCGGTCTACCTGGGCCGCACCACCACGTCGTACGAGATCGTGGTGACCGACGAGCGGGACAAGCGGGTCTGCACCGCCCGGATCACGTGCCAGCTGATTCCGGCTCCGCCGGGAAGCTGA
- the polA gene encoding DNA polymerase I → MTKDPVPVGDTARPRILLLDGHSLAYRAFYALPVENFSTSTGQHTNAVYGFTSMLINMLRDEQPTHVCVAFDVSRKTFRSEQYTEYKAGRSKSPDEFKGQVSLVKEVLEALRIPTTEIDGWEADDIIATLATQASDQGFEVLISSGDRDAFQLVSDNVTVLYPKRGVSEIARMDPAAVEEKYGVTPRLYPDLAALVGEQSDNLPGVPGVGPKTAAKWLNQFGSLDDVVDRVNEIKGKAGESLREHLADVIRNRQINELVRDLTLDVSVDDLVRQPWDRDKVHTLFDSLEFRVLRERLVAEHEQVDETVDQGFELQGTQLKPGEVAAWLKEHVSAGERVGVAVQGSWGRGTGEITGLALATTAGAAAWFDPTALTADDAAAWQAWLADPQQPKALHDAKGPLLGFLELGWTLAGLTSDTQLSAYLARPDQRSYDLADLTVRYLRRELRNEEADNGQLSFDDVEGGPAADATMLRARAIADLADTLDAELAKQAGTALLADVELPLIDVIAAMERDGIAVDRPYLEKLEERFATGVRDAATSAYEVIGKEINLGSPKQLQVVLFDELQMPKTKRTKTGYTTDADSLQALFEKTEHPFLAYLLAHRDATRLRQTVEGLLKTISPRDARIHTTFNQTIAATGRLSSTDPNLQNIPIRTEEGRRIREAFVVGEGYESLMSADYSQIEMRIMAHVSEDEGLIDAFNSGEDFHSVTAARVFSVQPGEVTQEMRAKIKAMNYGLAYGLSAYGLSQQLKIGVDEAKGLMDEYFERFGGVRDYLRSIVIEAGKSGYTETILGRRRYLPDLTSDNRQRREMAERMALNAPIQGSAADVIKLAMLKVDASLRSSGLKSRMLLQVHDELVFEIAPGEREALEELVRRDMGSAVEMAVPLDVSVGVGRTWHEAAH, encoded by the coding sequence ATGACCAAGGACCCGGTCCCGGTGGGTGACACCGCGCGGCCGCGGATCCTGCTGCTGGACGGGCACTCGCTGGCCTACCGCGCCTTCTACGCGCTGCCGGTGGAGAATTTCTCCACCTCGACGGGCCAGCACACCAACGCGGTGTACGGGTTCACCTCGATGCTGATCAACATGCTGCGCGACGAGCAGCCGACCCACGTCTGCGTGGCCTTCGACGTGTCCCGCAAGACCTTCCGCTCCGAGCAGTACACGGAGTACAAGGCCGGCCGGTCGAAGTCGCCGGACGAGTTCAAGGGGCAGGTCTCGCTGGTCAAGGAGGTGCTGGAGGCGCTCCGGATCCCGACCACCGAGATCGACGGCTGGGAGGCCGACGACATCATCGCGACGCTGGCCACGCAGGCGTCCGACCAGGGCTTCGAGGTGCTGATCAGCTCCGGCGACCGCGACGCGTTCCAGCTGGTCAGCGACAACGTCACCGTGCTCTACCCCAAGCGTGGCGTGTCCGAGATCGCCCGGATGGACCCGGCCGCGGTCGAGGAGAAGTACGGCGTGACGCCGCGGCTCTACCCCGATCTGGCGGCGCTGGTCGGCGAGCAGAGCGACAACCTGCCGGGCGTTCCGGGCGTCGGCCCGAAGACCGCGGCCAAGTGGCTGAACCAGTTCGGCTCGCTGGACGACGTGGTCGACCGGGTGAACGAGATCAAGGGCAAGGCGGGCGAGTCGCTGCGCGAGCACCTCGCCGACGTGATCCGGAACCGGCAGATCAACGAACTGGTCCGTGACCTGACCCTGGACGTGTCGGTCGACGACCTGGTCCGCCAGCCGTGGGACCGGGACAAGGTGCACACGCTGTTCGACAGCCTGGAGTTCCGCGTCCTGCGCGAGCGGCTGGTCGCCGAGCACGAGCAGGTCGACGAGACCGTTGACCAGGGCTTCGAGCTGCAGGGCACCCAGCTGAAGCCGGGCGAGGTGGCGGCCTGGCTGAAGGAGCACGTCAGCGCCGGCGAGCGGGTCGGCGTCGCGGTCCAGGGCAGCTGGGGCCGGGGGACCGGCGAGATCACCGGGCTGGCGCTGGCGACGACCGCGGGCGCGGCCGCCTGGTTCGACCCGACCGCGCTGACCGCGGACGACGCGGCGGCGTGGCAGGCCTGGCTCGCGGATCCCCAGCAGCCGAAGGCGTTGCACGACGCGAAGGGCCCGCTGCTCGGATTCCTGGAGCTGGGGTGGACGCTGGCCGGGCTGACCTCGGACACCCAGCTGAGCGCGTACCTGGCTCGCCCGGACCAGCGGTCGTACGACCTGGCCGACCTCACCGTGCGGTACCTGCGGCGCGAGCTGCGCAACGAGGAGGCCGACAACGGCCAGCTCAGCTTCGACGACGTCGAGGGCGGTCCGGCGGCGGACGCGACGATGCTGCGCGCCCGGGCGATCGCGGACCTGGCCGACACGCTCGACGCGGAGCTGGCCAAGCAGGCGGGCACGGCGCTGCTGGCCGACGTGGAGCTGCCGCTGATCGACGTGATCGCCGCGATGGAGCGGGACGGTATCGCCGTCGACCGGCCGTACCTGGAGAAGCTGGAGGAGCGCTTCGCGACCGGTGTCCGGGACGCGGCCACCTCGGCGTACGAGGTGATCGGCAAGGAGATCAACCTCGGATCGCCGAAGCAGCTGCAGGTGGTGCTGTTCGACGAGCTGCAGATGCCGAAGACCAAGCGCACCAAGACCGGCTACACCACCGACGCGGACTCGTTGCAGGCGCTGTTCGAGAAGACCGAGCACCCGTTCCTGGCCTACCTGCTGGCGCACCGGGACGCGACCCGGCTGCGGCAGACGGTCGAGGGGCTGCTGAAGACGATCAGCCCACGCGACGCCCGGATCCACACCACGTTCAACCAGACGATCGCGGCGACCGGGCGGCTCAGCTCCACCGACCCGAACCTGCAGAACATCCCGATCCGGACCGAGGAAGGCCGCCGGATCCGGGAGGCGTTCGTGGTCGGCGAGGGATACGAGTCGCTGATGTCGGCCGACTACAGCCAGATCGAGATGCGGATCATGGCGCACGTGTCGGAGGACGAGGGGCTGATCGACGCGTTCAACTCCGGCGAGGACTTCCACTCGGTGACGGCCGCGCGGGTCTTCTCGGTGCAGCCGGGCGAGGTCACCCAGGAGATGCGGGCCAAGATCAAGGCGATGAACTACGGCCTGGCGTACGGGCTGTCGGCGTACGGGCTGAGCCAGCAGCTGAAGATCGGCGTGGACGAGGCCAAGGGCCTGATGGACGAGTACTTCGAGCGCTTCGGCGGCGTGCGCGACTACCTGCGCAGCATCGTGATCGAGGCCGGCAAGAGCGGCTACACCGAGACGATTCTCGGCCGCCGTCGCTACCTGCCGGACCTGACCAGCGACAACCGCCAGCGCCGCGAGATGGCCGAGCGGATGGCGCTGAACGCGCCGATCCAGGGATCGGCCGCCGACGTGATCAAGCTGGCGATGCTGAAGGTCGACGCCTCGCTGCGGTCGTCCGGCCTGAAGTCCCGGATGCTGCTGCAGGTGCACGACGAACTGGTCTTCGAGATCGCCCCCGGCGAACGCGAGGCCCTCGAGGAACTGGTCCGCCGCGACATGGGCTCCGCCGTCGAGATGGCCGTCCCGCTCGACGTCTCCGTCGGCGTCGGCCGCACCTGGCACGAAGCCGCACACTGA
- a CDS encoding NUDIX hydrolase, translating to MTTPKFILELREKVGQDLLWLSGITAVVLDDREQVLLVRRADDGRWSLPAGILEPGEQPAVAIVREVFEETAVHAVVDRLVSIESLPPSTYPNGDQVQYLDLCFRLHPTGGEARVNDDESVEVGWFPLTDHPTLTPREQTCLRNARSDNPLPIYTTS from the coding sequence ATGACGACGCCGAAGTTCATCCTGGAGCTGCGGGAGAAGGTCGGGCAGGACCTGCTCTGGCTGAGCGGCATCACCGCGGTGGTACTCGACGACCGCGAGCAGGTGCTGCTGGTCCGGCGCGCCGACGACGGCCGGTGGAGTCTGCCGGCCGGAATCCTGGAACCGGGCGAGCAACCGGCGGTCGCGATCGTGCGCGAGGTCTTCGAGGAGACCGCGGTGCACGCCGTGGTGGATCGTCTGGTCAGCATCGAGAGCCTGCCGCCGTCGACCTATCCCAACGGCGACCAGGTCCAGTACCTCGATCTCTGCTTCCGGCTGCATCCCACCGGCGGTGAGGCCCGCGTGAACGACGACGAGTCCGTCGAGGTCGGGTGGTTTCCGCTCACCGACCACCCGACCCTGACGCCGCGCGAGCAGACCTGTCTCCGCAACGCCCGCAGCGACAACCCGCTGCCGATCTACACCACCAGCTGA
- a CDS encoding polysaccharide biosynthesis protein, with product MTSETTPDQQPAAPKLAFLRSATVVAVGMAIMNVAAYGFTLIAVHRLVPEQFGAVTALLGLLLIGNVASLGLQASGARRIATHTGPGEAALADSMLKAGRRAAVGLTLICLLATPLIMWLLHIDSLVAALMVAPTLGFLTVMGSQLGVLQGGKNWTELAAVYLSTGIGRLVFGGGALFVHQSVTAAMIGLAIGAAVPALLGTFLLRGSVGGTIEQVKEVLGETVHGTHTLLAFFVIANADVLLARNLLDPKHSGYYAAGVIVAKACLFLPQFVIVVVFPSLASSPGDTLRLRRAIQAVAALGVCTVLGALVLPDLVVTVVGGPEDYAPVGPVAWLFALAGSSYAVLQLVVYAAIAQQEKRAALLIWIGLISLAVATLIILGADIATGMTGVKVLVAMTSTCAIALSVALASGLHRQAAAEETARS from the coding sequence ATGACCTCAGAGACGACACCCGACCAGCAGCCGGCCGCCCCCAAGCTGGCCTTCCTCCGCAGCGCCACCGTGGTCGCCGTCGGTATGGCCATCATGAACGTGGCCGCCTACGGTTTCACCTTGATTGCCGTGCACCGGCTGGTTCCGGAGCAGTTCGGGGCGGTCACGGCGCTGCTGGGGCTGCTGCTGATCGGCAACGTCGCCTCCTTGGGGCTGCAGGCCTCCGGCGCGCGCCGGATCGCCACCCACACCGGGCCGGGCGAGGCCGCGCTGGCCGACAGCATGCTGAAGGCGGGTCGCCGGGCCGCGGTAGGCCTCACCCTGATCTGCCTGCTGGCCACCCCGCTGATCATGTGGCTGCTGCACATCGACTCGCTGGTGGCGGCGCTGATGGTGGCGCCGACGCTGGGCTTCCTGACCGTGATGGGCTCGCAGCTCGGCGTGCTGCAGGGCGGCAAGAACTGGACCGAGCTGGCCGCGGTCTACCTGTCGACCGGGATCGGCCGGCTGGTCTTCGGCGGCGGTGCGCTGTTCGTGCACCAGAGCGTGACGGCGGCGATGATCGGCCTGGCGATCGGTGCGGCGGTCCCGGCGCTGCTCGGCACGTTCCTGCTGCGCGGTTCCGTCGGCGGCACCATCGAGCAGGTCAAGGAGGTGCTGGGTGAGACCGTGCACGGCACTCACACTCTGCTCGCGTTCTTCGTGATCGCCAACGCCGACGTGCTGCTCGCCCGGAACCTGCTCGACCCCAAGCACAGCGGGTACTACGCGGCCGGTGTCATCGTGGCCAAGGCGTGCCTGTTCCTGCCGCAGTTCGTGATCGTGGTGGTCTTCCCGTCGCTGGCCTCGTCGCCGGGTGACACGTTGCGCCTGCGACGCGCCATCCAGGCGGTCGCCGCGCTCGGCGTCTGCACGGTCCTCGGCGCCCTGGTCCTGCCCGACCTCGTGGTCACTGTCGTCGGCGGCCCGGAGGACTACGCGCCGGTAGGCCCTGTCGCCTGGCTGTTCGCGCTCGCCGGTTCGTCGTACGCCGTGCTCCAGCTGGTCGTGTACGCCGCGATCGCGCAACAGGAGAAGCGAGCCGCGCTGCTGATCTGGATCGGCCTGATCAGCCTGGCCGTCGCCACGCTGATCATTCTCGGCGCCGACATCGCCACCGGCATGACCGGCGTCAAGGTCCTCGTCGCCATGACCAGCACCTGCGCGATCGCCCTCTCGGTAGCCCTCGCCTCCGGCCTCCACCGCCAGGCGGCCGCCGAGGAGACCGCCCGCAGCTGA
- a CDS encoding DUF2613 family protein, whose product MGALIGAAIAVIAGLAIATTTVVGVVRTVQEEPTPPPNEARQGQADVPLVQYGNK is encoded by the coding sequence ATGGGAGCTCTGATCGGTGCCGCCATCGCCGTGATCGCGGGCCTGGCCATCGCGACGACCACGGTCGTCGGGGTGGTGCGGACCGTGCAGGAGGAGCCGACGCCGCCGCCGAACGAAGCCCGTCAGGGCCAGGCCGACGTCCCGCTCGTCCAGTACGGGAACAAGTAG